One genomic segment of Alphaproteobacteria bacterium includes these proteins:
- a CDS encoding glycosyl transferase family 1, producing the protein MSQLSVLYLVHDLADAAVQKRVTMLDDGGARVLVAGFRRCEEEIATVSASRAMNLGQTHNGGFAQRCAAVIQQVLHAHKIKAQAESPNLIIARNLEMLAIAVKVRSLYPESAQPIIVYESLDIHRLLLDMGVVGKLLRGLEGWLSKRCALLITSSPAFIREYFKEISQVELPIKLIENKIYIPEIDNANVAQCTRPTPPPWKIGWFGAIRCNKSLALLSALVQKNPGKIEVIIRGKPAYDQFDDFDAQISRVEGLNFYGAYKNPDDLKEMYNAVHFSWCIDMFEEGQNSNWLLPNRLYEGGANCSVPIAQAHVETGKVLEQLGIGVLLPHEQEAYLQQFFDRLDMPHYETLAEKSAQIPLSRWYYDQTFCKNLVQELSVLSNEAHHG; encoded by the coding sequence ATGTCTCAACTATCCGTTTTATATCTTGTGCACGATTTGGCAGATGCAGCTGTGCAAAAGCGCGTAACCATGCTGGATGATGGCGGGGCAAGGGTGCTGGTGGCGGGGTTTCGCCGCTGCGAAGAAGAAATAGCCACCGTATCCGCCAGCCGTGCAATGAATTTGGGTCAAACCCATAATGGCGGATTTGCCCAGCGTTGTGCAGCGGTAATACAACAGGTGCTGCATGCCCATAAGATTAAAGCGCAGGCAGAGTCACCCAATCTTATTATTGCACGCAACCTAGAAATGCTCGCCATTGCCGTTAAAGTGCGTAGTTTATATCCTGAATCTGCCCAACCGATTATTGTTTATGAAAGTCTGGATATTCATCGTCTGCTGCTCGATATGGGTGTGGTGGGCAAGTTATTGCGAGGACTTGAAGGATGGTTAAGTAAGCGCTGTGCATTGCTAATCACCAGCTCACCCGCATTTATTCGTGAATATTTCAAAGAAATCTCGCAAGTAGAATTACCGATAAAGCTAATAGAAAATAAAATTTACATTCCTGAAATTGACAATGCAAATGTTGCTCAATGCACACGCCCAACCCCGCCGCCATGGAAAATAGGCTGGTTCGGAGCGATACGCTGCAATAAAAGCCTCGCGTTGCTAAGCGCACTTGTGCAGAAAAACCCAGGCAAAATAGAAGTGATCATACGTGGGAAGCCCGCTTATGATCAATTTGATGATTTTGATGCGCAAATTTCCCGTGTGGAGGGGCTGAATTTTTATGGAGCTTACAAAAACCCTGATGATTTAAAAGAAATGTATAACGCGGTGCATTTTAGCTGGTGTATCGATATGTTTGAAGAAGGTCAGAATTCCAACTGGCTTCTGCCAAACCGATTATATGAAGGCGGCGCTAATTGCAGTGTTCCCATTGCGCAAGCTCATGTTGAAACGGGAAAGGTGCTAGAGCAACTCGGTATTGGAGTATTGCTGCCGCATGAACAAGAAGCGTATTTGCAGCAGTTTTTTGATCGGCTTGATATGCCTCACTATGAAACATTGGCAGAAAAATCTGCCCAAATTC